GCGCAGTTGCATGAAACTGATTTCAAGTTGGCAGTGGCTACCACCAAGATCAAAGTGCATGTCGATGGCATCGTGGAGAAACTGGGGTGGCAGAACTATTTCGATGTATCGGTCGGAGGGGACGAAGCTGTTCGATTCAAACCGGACCCGGCCATATTTCACATTGCTCTTAAGCGCTTGAACGCTCATCCGTCCGAGTCTATGGTAGTCGGCGACACCATCAACGACGTCCTGGCAGCCAGGGCGGTGCCGATGGCCGTTACGGCGGTGGCATCTCCATACGGCAAGAGCGATCAACTGGTTGCATCTCGACCGGATCACTATATCGAAGACATTAGGCAGTTACCCCAGTTGTTGGGGCTGGATCAAAACAAGGGAGGATGAAAAAGAAGTGAACGCACAACTTGTGATTGGGCTGGACCGAAAACTTGTGCCTGGTGTACGTCCTCAGAGTCAGGCGCATGTCACCCTGAGCGCAGTCGAAGGGTAAGCGCAGTCGAAACAGGAGCCGATGAGGACATCTGCCGCCCACAGACTTGTGTGTGGAAGTTTGCTTTTTCGGAGGTCGTCATGAA
This DNA window, taken from Candidatus Zixiibacteriota bacterium, encodes the following:
- a CDS encoding HAD family hydrolase, yielding MYKHLIFDLDGTLIDSSDGVVEAVNYSLIRMGETEQPPEVIKPYIGFPLEQMYPDFTEAPYQELYAHFKVKAAETVVASTTALPHVEELLAQLHETDFKLAVATTKIKVHVDGIVEKLGWQNYFDVSVGGDEAVRFKPDPAIFHIALKRLNAHPSESMVVGDTINDVLAARAVPMAVTAVASPYGKSDQLVASRPDHYIEDIRQLPQLLGLDQNKGG